From the genome of Cuculus canorus isolate bCucCan1 chromosome 4, bCucCan1.pri, whole genome shotgun sequence:
GCAGTGGGTATGGCTGTCTTGAACTCCAGTGGGGTTGGTTTCAGTCACTTTCCCAGATATATGGACACAGTTTTTAGCTATCTGATGCAGAGTAAAATTAAAAGATGTTTCTTGTATAAAAGCAGCTTGTCTACTCCTGATAAACGGTTATCTGTACAATAGCTTTGTATATCTGTAACTTCATTGAAGAGTAGAAACAAGCTGAAGGACTTGTTAACTGTCTGAGAGAATTATGCCAATAATCTGTATTGTCTAtttagttttaatattttgattctAGTaggttttttattaaaaataggtTATTCTATTAATGGCAGTGGTGAGAACGGGCAGCCTTTATaatggtgttttttttatttcctttatatgATGTTAGAATACCATGTAAtctcaaaagtaatttttgcaaAACCTTCGACTGACTTAATAaagataaattacatttttaaaattaattaattataatgCAAAGAGTAAGTAACTTACCTGTAGACTAGCAGGATGTATGTTCAAAGTGGCAAACTTTCTTTCTGTACATACTGTTTTACCTGTTGTTTGAAACTTATGTTTAGTTTTAGAAAGTCTTGCACAATAAAAAATTGAAGTGTTTAGTTAAATAGACCTGTACTTTAGAAGTAAGaattaagggaagaaaattatatCATGTTCTGTAGAGCTTCATATTTGtctcaaaatactgtttctctAATGTTTTACTTTATCTCCTTATTCATTATCGACTATGACAGGCAAAGGCAGGCAAAAACTCTGTGAAAAGAGCCTGTAGTTCTGCAGAGCCCTTACCTATATCACCACTAAAACCGGTCAGCAGCAGAGGTTGGTAGTACTAATACTGaattgaggattttttttgtaatctttttttgggtttttctaAGATTTTGAGTAGAAGAATTAAACCtgttctatatatatatatatggtaGGATGGTCACACGAAACATGCCTGAAGCCTGCAATATTTGATTACGTAGATGattctgaaaaaacaaagtctCCTGTGTctaaagggaaaacaaataatacattaaaagaCGTTGATGCACTGTGCAGAAGTCCTACCGTATCTTTGGACTCAGAGGATGATCACAGGTCTGTTGGATCACCTATACTTGTGGAAGAAGCAAAAATTTCTGCTGTACATACGTAAGTAGAGCTGAATGTGGGTAGTGGTGTCATGTggcctctcctctccctcacctTAAGATAAATTAACATAGTGGTTTCAATCATTTATGAATTTGGATTTTGAActcataaaatataatttcaagcTTTTTAGAAAATATCCCTGTTTAGAAATGGTTTTAGAAAGGaagggattattttttattaaatattctgaTGAGAAGGGTTAATTCCCGAGAGCACAGTATCCAATTGCATGAAGCCTGTCAGAATAGatttgaactcttttttttttttttttttgcaagaaagtGACCCAAATTGTCAACTTCTcaattttttcagtaaatttttttttcagtgaatcCTATTGACAGTGTTGACCTTAAAGATTAATAAAAAGTTTATTAAAGCAGAGATAAGCAGTCATTTTTGCTCTTGCTCTGAATATACAAAGCAGGACAACTTCAGTTCCGATCATTATCTCCTCTTCAGAAAATTTGAGGCTCAGCTGCCCTAGCGGCCAATGGTCTCAGCCAcaattctgctttcctggaggtcTGAATCTCTGGGGCAGATCATTGAGAAGGCCTGACACTGATctcattgacccccattgatgAGAAGATGACCCCCATTGGTGGTAAGAGAGGTGCACCTACGGTCTAGGAAACCcgacagtttctgaagcacgTTCTCCTAAAATTAAGAATTTGTCTTGCTGAGCAATCCTCACTTTGATCAAAAGGCACAAGCTGACCCTATATTGCCTTGTTGCTTTGGACACTAGCTACTATGCTGGCATATAGTGCTGTTAACCTGTGTTCCAGCAAATTACCAAATGGAAGCTCATTCGTAAGAAGTGAGACACTcagcaggagaaaatgagaGCGTATGTACATTAATGTGATACTTTAATGTGCACTCGGGATTTATAGCATCACATTTGAACACTGTTTCTCATACACAGATTACATTTTGATGACCAAAATAATCCTGCAGTAAAGAGCCATATGGACATTGAAAAATTGGAAGGGCCTCAGACTGGGAGAGATGAGCAGGTTGTTGTGCAAACAGATCATACCGCTACTTCCGTACAGAAAGACGAGTCTGTAGCAAAAGGAACCCTTGGAAAAAGGTTTGTTTTGAGGCTTAATGTGGAACCTAATTTGCTAGTAAAATAACCCAGTCCTGAGTACTGGAGCAACATCATTTTACCTATAAACATGGTCTGTGAGAATGTTTTGGGGTAGTCCagctttactgaaaaatacCGCTTGAGAAAGGGTTTGAATAGTTGTTTCAACATGTTGTGCTGTTAGGGTTTAACAGTGCTATTGCTCTTGTCTGCCAGTAAAGTAGTGTATAGCTGTTGGATAGTACTTCAGATTGGGCTCGAGATGTTTTAATGGGTATTTTGGAGGATTCAGGAAAACCTTATGTGAATTTGAAGTTAGCGGTCAAGCAGTCTTTCAGAGCTAATATGGATCTGACTAGTAAGATAGGAAGTCAACTATACAGCATCTGAGAAATAATGGTGTGTGAATATGAGGCCAAAGCAAGGAGAAGCAGGCCTCATGCTCTTTTGGGAAGCTAAAGGACAATGAATGATGAACTTCATAATAATTCTTCTGAGAAATGTCCTGTAGTGTGTGTTGGTGTTGTAGAGTCACCAGCAGATTTGCAAGATTCAAAGTAActtcttttccccagaaatGATGTAAAAAATTTGTCCGTCCTTTCTTTAGGTGTTCATCCTCATTACTGTTGCCTTCAGCACCTCCTGTGAAAGATCAAGATACAGAAATAGAATATGAGTGTGAATTTTTAATTGATGAATCAGATGAATCTTTTAATTCTTGGCTTTCAATACcccataagaagaaaaaatcaaaaaaagatgACTCAGCAGCTCCTGTTTCTAAATCTAAACCCCCAAGAAAGAAGAACACTGAGAGTACGAGAGGCAAGAATAGAAAAGCACAGGCTGAAGCACTTACTAAACGGAAAATGGATGATTTGGATGTTGGAGTACATGACTGTAAAGGAACATCAGAATTAAATGCAGTCTCTAACAGTGAAGGAAAAGACCGTAGGTCTAAAAGACAAAGCAGTATTCAGATGAGTAAGTTATTTAACAAGTCTTCAGAATTTTCCTTCTAGGTGACATTGGTGGACTTCTTTTTTGTTAACTTTTTGGAAAATAAGGATAAAGTTAATGAGAGACAGTAATGGATTCCCAATTGATATTTCAGCTGCACGGATAGGTTTGAGTGTATATAAGGCAGTGAGATGGTGTCTTGGCTCGCTCCCCCACCCCCAGTGCTCCCTGCTAGGACATTAAAAATCAAGTTAGCAGTGTTGCCTTTTCTTATGAGCCAATAAAGAAGGTAGGTACCCACAAGGTTTTGCTCACCTCTCTGTAGGAAGGAAGTTAAGATAAGTATTTTGAACTGGTGGGGATCAGTTTTTAGAAATTGTTTGAGAGGGTTTTGTGGCAGGAAGCACTAAAAACTGGAAAGCACGCTGAATGttgcatttctgccttttttttttttttttttgttaggaaatACAGGGAGTATACCAAGAGTTTGAATGTTTCACACACTGTATTTCAGAGAAAGCCTTCTTTTCACTATCGgggaaaaatctgtcttttttaatttgtgtttccTTGGTTTACTTTTATGTGTTCAATTGTCAACTTATATCTTAAGGTTTAATGGGAAAAGATACTAATGTCCGAGTGTTTTGTGTATTGATAGGAAAGACTAAAAAGGGTGCACTTAGACAAGGCTCTCCAAACAAGGAGAAGGACGTATCCTGGAAACCAGAAGCTGAAGAACTTATGTTGTCATGGTCTGGATTGGAAACAAAAGCACCTGATGCAGAACAGTGTAAAACAAGGGTGATTCCAAGTATGGATTTGCCTATGTACTTAACTGGGCATCAGCAAGAGCCAGCTGTGTCTCCAAATAAGAATCGCAAGTCTTCCAAGTGTCCACAGTCGTCTTCAAAAGCTTCCCAGCCTTTAGTTCACAAGAGAAAATCTTCTAAGCAGAAACCTCCAAAAGGTAAAGTAGCCAAGAGACTGGCAGAAAGTCCAGAGAAGCAGCTTAAAAAGTCTGTCGAGAAAGGTAGTAATAAGAAGTCTCAGCTACAAAATGAGGAGATATCTGATAGTCAACTTGGTGAAGAAGGAGTTGAAAGAGAGCCTGTAGAGTTGAATGAAGTGCATCAGAAATTCCAGACTTCTGTGATTCAGAAGTTGGATAAGTctgaaaagccaaaaaatgTATTGGGCACATTAGAGTCACTTGGTGGTGCAAATAACAGAACTCCTgaaaaagcacagcagcatcGCGTGCACCGTGTGAAGAATACTGGAAAGAAACAATCATCAGCTACATCCTCAAGGAAGATACCCAAAAAGATTAATCTCAGAACCAGTAAAGGTGTTTGCTCAAACCCCAAGGACACTGAGTGTCAAGCAGACTCTGACAGCTCTACTGTGCAAGATACGgcaagaaaaagacagaagttaTCAGATGTGAAAATGAGCAAAAGACAATGTAACATGCAGCATGGACTAGAGTAAGCTTTTTATGTAATTCCTTACAAGTGGGTATAACTTGGTAGATAATTGAACACATCCTGTTAATTTTTAGTAGTAATGGCCCAATTTGAACTATGTGACAGTTTTGGACTGGTTGAATAGCTAATACAGAAACCAGGTGGTGTAATCAACATCCTGTCCTCAAAGGTGGGTGCCAAATCTAGTGTCTGCTTCTACATAAGGAATCTTgcactggaatttttttttttaagtattctttTGAGGCTTCAGTAGCAGATccagtttaaaaacaacagcagaagagacacgcatgcacacacaaCCCCACCATGGGCAGAGTATTTTCACAATCAGGTTTGTTACTTTCTTTATAAATTGAGAAAAtagtgtttaatttttcagctatctttatttttgttgaagtAAATTTACTAGTGACTGGTAATCTGAAGAGGAATTTTCTTTAGCCAGTCAACCAAATGCTCAACCAAATCGAGCATTTAATTACTGTTCCTCGAAttgcttctaaaatatttttttagaaatttctttttttatggttCTTTtaagtacataaaaatattaacccAGAGGTTCCTTcaaattttttctcttccagagaTTACTTCCCAGTTGAGAAGGTCACCGGTCGTGAAAGGTAATTTCTTGAGTTGTCTCTAAAACTTGCATTTAATCTCACTTCTACCCCACTGAGACAGAACAACTGTGTGTTGCTACTACTGTGTTCTATGTCTGCTAGCAAAGAACATAGTAGAAAAGATATTGTGATTCATGCCTGAGGTATTTAGATACCATGCAAGTAAAATTCTTCCTGGCATGAATTAGGAATCATAGTAAGTTTCTTGCCTTTGGGGACTTTTCATTTGAGGCTTGCTTCCACATTtatgtgtgatttttttgaacAGAACTACCAGGGCTCCTAGAACTAATAACTGTACTAATTAAGTTGCTGCTATGAACTGTGTCAACAATCCAAACTCTTATTTATGCATGTAgatatatgcacatatattctCTTACATGGGATAGGAACTTAATAACAATGCAAACAGGAATGGCAGTGTGtgattttattaaattcttGTGTTGTAACtactgtaaaatttatttttttattataagaaAGCCTACTACAAACTTAATTGAACAAATCTGCAGTGTAGGCTTGCTAATTTAGCATCGAAATGCAACTTTTGGAGTTTAGATGGATCACAGCTGAATTTCACCGGCACAGTAAAAGCAGTGAAGCACAGCTGCAGATGcgggaaggaggaaaagcagggtCTACTAGTGCTGAGGCTGTAAGAGATGTCATGTTACGAGAGGTTTGCAGCTAGAGAATCTCTGGTGGAGTTACATAAGTGTATATGTGACATATACATGTTACAAAACATGCAATACATATTACAAATTACAATTACAAACTATTTCACTGTCCTCCTTATGatatgcaaaacatttctttaaagcaCGTCTGTAATTATGGTCTGTGAAAAGTTGTGTGGAAAGTAATGCTacaagaggagaggagaaggtctGTATCTTctggaagggagaaaatataAGTCttataacttctttttctaGGAAACCTGTTTagagagaagttgtggctgctgtTTTGCCTTATGACTGAGTAGAGGAGCAATTGATGAATTTCAGACCTGTGATCTCTAGCAATCATTTCTTCAGTGTCTAATCTGTACAAATAGATgtttagaagggaaaaagaaacccaccCTGCATGATCTAAAAAAGCTGTAAATTTGCTGTTCTTGGTAGTGCTGGAATGTTCCTTTGACATTTAACATATTCAAGAaggtgtatttttctttttttcctttgaagtggACCTGTTCTAGGATATTGTGATAAACCTGTTTCCGGAAGTGAAGAGGGTAATGTATCTTCAGGTAGTGTTTAAAGCTggcattttcttgcattttatgCATAAGGTTCTTAAAAGCTGTAACCGGTTGtacagtattttctgttgtattcTCCTTGTCCAAAATAAGTGCAGATTGTATTGGCTGTGGTCACATTTCTGCCCGAATATGTGATGCAGTATGCtggatttattttgtcttaGCTTTGGAAGGACAAGCACCAAGTCTGGCATTGAGCCTAGCAGGATAAAGTTATCCTGCCAAAAAAATTTGAACAAATGTTTTAGACTGGGTTTGTACCAGTTTGTTGTGTTGCCTTGTGATGGTACTATATACTTCAGGCCaccctagaaaaaaaattgtacaacCTTATGGAGTTGTGGCCTGTTtgtctataaatattttctttttcttttaagttttgctgcagaggTTGCACATGTTGTCATAATGAATATGAGCCCCAAGGATAGAAAGTCTTTTTGTTAGTGTTTAGAGCCAGTTCTGAACATTGTTAGTTTATACAGAGACCTAGTTTCGTGTGTGTTCTGGTAAGAAGTTTTAAAGTTAGGCCTAACTAATTATATGTGGGGTTGTAATTTGCCAAAGTTTAATTTAGCAGAGGGATGAGtgagaaatatttacataaatgtATAGTTTTCATGTAGTTTTCAAGTTTGTGTTGTTTGAAAATTAGTTGTATATATTCTTTGTCTATGTCAGGTTTCATATatgtttagagaaaaaaatagtgggAACACTAACACTGGGACTTACGCCTGATTTACCTTTGGTAGTTTCTAGTGGGTAAACAGAATAAAAGTCAAGAACACTAAATACCTAT
Proteins encoded in this window:
- the CENPC gene encoding centromere protein C; amino-acid sequence: MDRVLNDFKKDYRARFCHGGRNKIDVQQGQNVLELIQDCFESCGSDLTISSPSAGHCLSPVVRNEKRTSTQSQGAKAGKNSVKRACSSAEPLPISPLKPVSSRGWSHETCLKPAIFDYVDDSEKTKSPVSKGKTNNTLKDVDALCRSPTVSLDSEDDHRSVGSPILVEEAKISAVHTLHFDDQNNPAVKSHMDIEKLEGPQTGRDEQVVVQTDHTATSVQKDESVAKGTLGKRCSSSLLLPSAPPVKDQDTEIEYECEFLIDESDESFNSWLSIPHKKKKSKKDDSAAPVSKSKPPRKKNTESTRGKNRKAQAEALTKRKMDDLDVGVHDCKGTSELNAVSNSEGKDRRSKRQSSIQMRKTKKGALRQGSPNKEKDVSWKPEAEELMLSWSGLETKAPDAEQCKTRVIPSMDLPMYLTGHQQEPAVSPNKNRKSSKCPQSSSKASQPLVHKRKSSKQKPPKGKVAKRLAESPEKQLKKSVEKGSNKKSQLQNEEISDSQLGEEGVEREPVELNEVHQKFQTSVIQKLDKSEKPKNVLGTLESLGGANNRTPEKAQQHRVHRVKNTGKKQSSATSSRKIPKKINLRTSKGVCSNPKDTECQADSDSSTVQDTARKRQKLSDVKMSKRQCNMQHGLEDYFPVEKVTGRESGPVLGYCDKPVSGSEEGNVSSDSSEDLDYQLRYLLLDNTAKHKIVMPSNTPNVRRTKRIRLRPLEYWRGERVNYVMRPSGELVISGIACPQTEPHRDIKQRKDGHRKKRDETRHEIPIDFYHSLGDASKPSVVLDPKTNREILLACINTENMDSFFNDESVEIYKNLNTSAFAIGRLVLKPLKEKGHQFVYMDTLAFYVIRGKIILTLHETSYYLTTGDYFYVPEGNGYNLRNLLNEESILLYTQLKKDP